A segment of the Candidatus Bathyarchaeota archaeon genome:
GAAGGTCTACGACCCGGAGTATCCGCTCTCGGTTACGGAGTTGAAGATCGTGGAGAGGGACGACATAGAGATCTCCGATGAAGGTGTAACCGTTCATTTCAAGCCCACCACGCCCTTCTGCCCCATGGGCGGGATCATAGGCGTCCTGATAAAATATGCGCTGGAGAAGGCTCTGAGGACCCCGGTCAAGGTGAAGGTTAAAGGTGGAAGCCACGTCCAGGAAGAGGCCTTCAACGAGATGCTCAACCAAGAGGATAGATACCGGGAGATCCTTAAGAAATTGGAGGATTCAGGGATACTGAAGAGCTGCGTCTCCCTCTGAGGCCATCCTAAATAGTGATGTATTTATATGTGTGGGGGAGGTGGGCTGGTCTAAGCCTTCTCCGCGAAGTCTTCCGGCTTCGGATGCTCCGGGCTCAGGCCTTTCCGCTCCCTCACCGACCGTATCACCTGCTGCATCATCGATGCCGGTACGGGAGCCCACCTCGAGAACTCCAGGCCCCAGAAGGCTCTACCGGCCGTGGCGCTCCTCAGGATCTCCGAGAGGTCGAAGGTTTCAGCGGTAGGCAGCTCCCCCGTAACGTATACCAGGTGCTCCTTCTGCTCCACCGATATGATGCGGCCCCTCTTCTGGGTTATCACGCTGGTGACGGCTCCGAGGAGGTCCGGCGGCACCTTGACGGTTATCTTCTGTATGGGCTCGAGGAGGCATGGGTCAGCGCTGAGGAACGCTGCGAAGATCGCCCTCCGGGTCATGGGCATTATCTGGGCGGGGCCTCTATGGACGGGGTCTTCGTGGAGGGAGACGTCCACTATCTTAGCCTTCAATCCCCTGATCTGCTCGTAGGCTAGCGGCCCCTCCTTTATCGCCCATCTGAACCCGGCTATGATCATGTCCCTCGCCTCATGGAGGTATTGGGCGCCCTTAGTGGCGTCCACGAGCACGTTGAAGGTTGGGTCCAGGGACCATACGCCCCTAGCCTCGTCCGCCGGCCAGCCATGTCCCCTCAGGATCTCCGCCATGGCGTGCTTATCCATGTACTCACCGAGTTTACCAGCCTTCATGAGGTCTATTACCTCGTCTCCTAGAGGCTCAACCACGATGTATATCTTGTTATGCCTGTTCGGGGATTTCCCCTCAAACGGTCCAGCTGAGGACCTTATGGCCTCCCGGTATATGACTATTGGACGGGAGGTGACTATCTCTAGGCCTGTCTTCTCGATGAGGGTGGTGGCTATCTCCAGGTGGAGCGTGCCCATGCCCGATATAAGGTATTCACCGGTCTCCTCGTTTATGGTTGTGACGAGGTTGGGATCCTCGATGGATAGCTTCCGGAGTACATCCACGAGCTTAGGCAGGTCCCGGCTGTTCTTAGGCTCCACCGCTATCGTGACCACGGGCTCCGTCACGTACCTAACCGCCTCGAAGGGCGCGACGTCCCTCGTCGTGGCTATGGTCTCCCCAGCCCTAGCATCCTGTAACCCCAGGAGGGCGGGTATGTTGCCCGCGCCCAGGGAGCCTACAACCTCCCTGTACGGCCCCATGTAGATGCATACCTGCTGCACCCTGGACTGCCTATTGGCGTTTATAAGGTAGACCATGTCGCCCTCATGGATCGTCCCCGAGAAGAGGCGGCCCGTGGCCACCACCCCCGCCTGGGGATCCACGACTATGTTGGTTACGCACATCACAGCCGGTCCCTCGTCGCTGCAGTTTATCATGGCTTCACCCGCCTCGCTCTCCAGCCTGCCGGTCCAGATCTTAGGTATCCTATACTTTTGGGCGACGTGGGGCGGGGGCATGGCCTCCACGACCATGTTGAGGATCGCTTCATGTAAAGGGGCTTTATCCCTCAGCTCATCCACCTCCCCGGAGGTATATGCGTCCACGATGTCGGCGAACTTGATGCCCTTCTCTCTCGCTATCTCGTAGGTGAAGCCCCATCGGTCCTTGGCGGATCCCATGGCCACGGTGTTCTCGGCGAACCCCACCTTCCACACATCTTTAAACTCGGGTTCGGCGTACATCTCGACGAGGTTGTTAAAGTCCCTTATGATCCTCGAGATCTTCTCCTGGATCTGCTCCGAGGTGAGCTTCAACTCCTTGATCAGCCGATCTATCTTATTTATATAGAGGACTGGGCGCACCCTCTCCTCCACGGCTTGGCGGGTAACCGTCTCCGTTTGAACCATCACTTCCTCAACGGCGTCCACGACCACAACCGCCCCATCTATAGCCCTCAGCGAGCGCGTAACCCTCCCCGAGAAGTCCACGTGCCCCGGAGTATCTATCAGGTTTATCACGTATGGGGTTTCCCCTCTGACGTGTAGGAGGCTTGCGTTAGCCGCCTTTATGGTCATCTGCCTCTTCTGCTCCTCCTCCATGTAGTCAAGGGCTAGGGCGGTGCCCGCCAGGGATGGGGAGAGCAGGCCTGCAGCCGCCAATAGAGAATCGGACATGGTTGTATTATGGATGATTACACCGTTAGCCACGAAAGAATCCGTTGAGGGCACTGTTAAATCAAAAACCTCAAATTCTCCTGTTAGTTCCCTCTTTTCGGCTACCTTTATGAAGCTCACGTCGGCTTCAGCGACCCTCTTCCACCAATTCAGCATCCTATTCACGTTTTCGTCGAGTTCCGGGTCCTGTGCGGCCCTCTCCCAAGCTTCCAAGAGCATCCTCCCATACTTGGAAAGCTTATATTTGCCTCTAGAGGAGGCAATAAGTCCATCATGCTTAAGCTGTGACAGTATCCCGTTGACCTTGAGGACACCAATATTTCTGGATAGTTGGTCTAGGCCTCCTTCTTTGATGCTCTTTAATATCCTGATCCTTTCAGAGCGGAAGTTGCCCGCTTCTGGTAGAGCCTCAATTAACGAGTCTACGATCTTTTTATAGACCGGTCTGGTTATCCTCGCCTTTCCATCTTCATATTTATTGTAGTATGAAACTTTGATGGCGTGTTTCGGTAATCCTAGAAATAGCCTAATGGCTTTCACCGACTCTGACGCTAATGGGATGGAGCTTTCCTTACAGCTGAGACTTATCTCCCTAGATATCCTGTCCAGCGCCTCGGACTTATCTCGCCTTGCAAACCCTATAGTGGAGCGGAACATTCTCGCGTTCTCACCGGAGATGTATAATGTAGTATACTGTCCATTTTCACGCAGGATTGATCGGATCTTAAACCGGAGCAGAGCTAACGTGAGTTCCTTAGCAAACCCTTTGCTGGCTGTGGTTAGGCTGACAGCTCTCCGTGCCTTCTCTACGGATCCATCGGTGTCGAATAAGCCTGAGATGAATTTAGCCAGGAATCTGTTCTCCATGGTTAGTATTGTTTCCGGAAACTTGAGGTTATGGGATTTCAGTTTGGGATGATAATCGAAGACATCCTCTAGGAACTTTATTAGGGTTAACCCGCCCTGGTGGTCGACCCTGAAGGAGGCTTTAGATCTAACAAGTTTAGATCCTACCTTAAAGGCTGAGGATAAGCTCTTCCTATATATCCTGATCAACTCCTCGCTGGAGTTGTGGAAGGATGCTCTATCGCCTCCATCTCCGAAGAGTAGGCCGACTAGATAAGCTAAATCTAGGAATTCTCTTTCAGACTTGGGTAATGAAACCTTCTTAGATAGTTTACCTACTTTAGTGCGGCTACTCCTATAGGCCATATAGTTAATATTATCGTATATTACTTCAAGAGGAATATCAAAAAACTCCGCTAATTTAACAAGCTCATTCAGCCTATACATGCCTTTGGCTATACCATTCCTTAAAGCTACTTTGGAGGAACCTATGGAAACCTTCTTCATTATCTCTCCTAACCCGAGCTTGTGGATTCTATCCCTGAGGAAACCTGCCAACTCACTGGATAGATAAGCTAGGTAATACTCCTTGGAGGAGAGCTTCTTAAGTATAAAGCGCTTAGTCTCGGCATGTCCGTATGGCTGGGATTTAAGCACCTTCGCAACAGCAACATAGTCGCCCGGATGTAAATCCTCGGCTTTAACGTATTCGACTAGACCGCAGCCATTTAACGTGCAGAAAGGGTGTTCTGGGGTCGTTTTGACGAGTAAGCCATTATCCAATTTTACGCTTATCAGCCGGTCGCTTTTGAGCCTCCAAATGAAGGATGCAGGTCTATCCTCGATTTTTAGGGTACTCGGATTGAATGAATCCACCCAGAGTTTGGAAGGGTTATCCTTATATGCGTTAAACAGTTCACCTATAGAAGCGATCCTTCCGTCGGAGAGGGGAATAAGGGTATCGCCACTAACACACTTACCGTGATCGACGTGGGCTATTATCCCTATATGTTCCGGATGTAGAGGGGATCCTCTACATCTTTCGGATCTGGTCTTTATTGCCCACTATCCTCAGGATCTCGCTGGTCGTCTTGAACTTCGGCAAGCGGATCACAACCTTGATATATAGATGGCTAGTGAGGGTACAATACAGGATCGCTTTTATACATTACGGTTCCTTGAGGGGCTGGAAGAATTGAGGTGTATCGTGCTCTACAGCGGAGGTAAGGACAGCAACCTCGCCCTCTGGTACGCGGTCCATCAGGGTTGGAGCGTGGAGCTGCTCGTCTCAGTGGTTCCGGAAGATCCTGAGTCTCGTATGTTCCATTACCCTAACGTGAGGTGGACGAAGCTTCAGGCTGAGGCGCTGGGCTACCCCATCACGGCCTTCACCATAAAAGGCGAGGAGGAGGTCCAAGGGTTGGAGAGGGCTTTGAGGGAGGTTATGGATAGGATCTGTTGCGACGCTGTGGTCTCCGGGGTTGTCATGAGCGACTACCAGAGATCCAGGATAGACAGGATATGCGAGGGTTTAGGGGTCTGCTCCATAGCCCCTTTGTGGGGGAAGGATCCATCCACCCTCCTCAGGGTGGAGTTGGAGATGGGCTTCAAGTTTCTAATAACCGCCTGCATGGCTCATGGCCTAGATCGGAGTTGGCTGGGCAGGTTGATCACCACCTCGGATCTAGAAGGGATCTTAGAGGCTCATAGGAGGTTCGGGGTTAACCCCGTCTTCGAGGGAGGAGAGGCCGAGACCTTCGTGGTGGATTCCCCCCTCTTCAGACATCCCATAGAGATACTGGACTCCGAGAATGTATGGTATGGGGATAGGGGATACTTCACGATAAAGGATGCCGCACTTGGGTCACGCCGTTCCCCCGATGAGGCTGGATACCGCTGAATCCACGGCGGAGTAGACAGCAGCTTCATCCAGCGTCTTCAATCTACGCCTATGCATGAGGATCCTCCCATCCACGATGACCGTGTCCACGTTGCATCCCTTGGCTGAGTAAACCATGTGGGATACCAGGGTTGAGGGGGCGTGTATGGGCCTTAGGTTCGGCGAGCTAAGGTCTATAAGGATTATATCGCCCCTCATCCCCTCGGATATGCTGCCTATTTCATGGGATAAGCCCAGGGCGGCTGCACCCCCTATGGTGGCCATGTCCAGCACGGCCTGGGCGGGGGCTACGGTCGGGTCCCATCTATGAGCCTTATGGGCTAGGGCGCATATCTTCATGGTCTCAAACATGTCCAGGCAATTGTTGCTGGCCGCTCCATCTGTTCCCAGGGAGACGGTGACGCCGTCCTCCATCATCTCGGGGATGGGCGCCGTGCCTCCCTCGGCCAGCTTCATATTGGAGACGGGGCAATGGGCGACTTTCACCCCCCTTTCAGCTAGGAGCCTTATCTCCCTGCGGGTGAGCCATACGGAGTGGGCTGCCACCAGCCGGGGGGATAGGAAGCCGATCTTATCCAGGTATTCGACCTCCCTCAACCCATGGTTTCTCTCGAAGTCCACCTGCTCCCTCCTCGTCTCCGCTAAATGGATGTGTAGGGGGATCCCCTCCCTCTCCGCCGCTTCCTTAGCCTTCAGAAGGGTCTCCTCGGAGCAGCTGTAGGGGGCATGTGGGGATATCGCTATGCCGATTCTAGGATCCTTTATGTCCCTTATCTTCCGGATGTACTCCTCAGCTAATCCCATCTGCCTCATTCCCTCGTCCCTGTCCATAAGGTCTATCAAGGCATGGGATACGTACGCCCTTATCCCAGCTTCGCCTGCGGCCTTAGCTACATGATCTGGATGGAAGTACATGTCTAGGAAGCATGTGGTCCCGGTTTTTATCATCTCGATGCATCCCAGGAGCGCGCCTAGATAGCATAGATCCCCGGTGAGCTTCTTCTCCAGGGGCCATATCTTCTCTTCAAGCCATTCCTTGAGGTGCATGTCGTCGGCGTAGCCTCTGAAGAGGGTCATGGACGCGTGGGTGTGGGCGTTTATGAGGCCGGGGAGGGCCAGTTTGCCCTTGCCGTCCACCACGAGGTCCACGTTCCCCGCCTTTATCGGCCTCTCCGAAACCTTTTCGATCAGGCCATCCCTCACGAGTATGGATCCCCCCCTAATGATCTCCCTGGAGGTGTTCTGGGTTATTATCCAGGAGCATCCCTTTAAGAGGATGCTTGAAGGCGGAGAAGGCTTAGGCAAGAAACACCGCCTCTAAACCAATACTCGTGCACCATGAAAAATGATTTCCACAATATATGGGGATATCTAACTCGTCGGTCATCTGGCCCACGCCTACTCTATTGTGGCGTGTCTGTTCCGCATATCCTCCTCAGTTTTGCCCATCCTCACCATGAGCTCGGCTATTAAACTGTCTAGGAATATCATGGATGAGGCCTCGAACATGGTGCCCAGGGGGGCTAAGGGCTCGTGAATCCCGGTTATCTGCCTCAGGAAATAGTCGGTCTCCTTGGCTATCTTCGTCCTACCCTTAATCTGGACTACGTGATCGGATATTCTGCCCAGCTCCGAGTCCGGATATGAGGTTATGGCGATTATCTTTGCTCCCACATCCTTGGCTATCTCGGAGGCTGTCACCACCAGCTTGGTGGATCCTGAGCCTGAGATGGAGATTATCAGGTCCCCCTCACCTATGGCCGGGGTTATCGTCTCCCCTAGGACGTAGACGTTGAATCCAAGGTGCATCAGGCGCATGGCGAAGGATTTACCTACGAGGCCGCTGCGGCCCACCCCCATGACTAGGATGCGCCTCCCATAGGAGTCCAACAAGAGGTCTATCATGCGCTCCACCTGTTTCTCATCTATGCTTGATAGGGCGTCCCTCACACCCTCCAATATCTCCTCGTAGGCCTCCCTAAACGCCAGCAACTCGGTCCTTCGCCCTCCCATGGTTACTCAGCCCTATCACCTTCCGCTTCTCCCGCCGACCTTCCAGATACCTTATGGAAATTTTAATCGTTTAAAAAAGTTTAATCTTGTATGGGATGTCGAACGTGGGGATCGATACGTAGAGTCGCACGTAGACGAGTAGTATCAGCGATGCCACGCTTAAGATGATGGTCAGGTAGTCCATCCGGCTTAGGGTTAAGATCTTCATGGGCTCCCTCTTCTCGGCTGAGGTGAAACCCCTCGACTCCAGGGCTTCAGCCATCTCCATGCTCCTCCTAACGGCGTTGACTATTAGGGGGATGAGTATCGGGACGTAATTCCTAACCCTCCTTAGGATGTTCCCCTTCTCCAGTTCCAGCCCCCTGGACTTCTGGGCGTCCATCACCCTCTGGGCGTCCACGGCCATCGTCGGGACAAGCCTCACAGCCATCGTGAAAGTGAAGCATATCGGGTATGGGACGCCGATCCCCTCCAACGCCAAGCCTAGATCATCCGGCGAAGTCGTCATGAAGAACAGCGAGAACGATGATACTAATACGAGGAACCTCACGGCCATGGCTGCGGAGAAAGTTAAGGGGGAGCCCGTTATAAAGTTCATCAGGAATATCAGGGAAGCAAGTATGGATGCGCTCCTAATCGAGGAGGCCCATCTACGAATCGCCTTGCCCAGGAGGATTAACGGGATCTGGGCGGCTAAAGCGGTGAGGAGGACCATTATATTCGAGAAGATGATGGCTGCTGTGAAGAACACGATGGCTATCAGGAACTTAGCCCTCGGATCCATCCTGTGCATGGGTGTGTCAAGCCTTGTGAACTTGAAGCCTTCGAACATGCTTATGGACAATTCAGATGCCCCTCAGCCTCTCCCCTATCTTATCGCATGCCGTGTATACGTCTATGATGTCCCCTGGGAGCCCGTAGCCTTTGAGGAGCCTCATCAACTCGGCGATCTGGGGCATTATCAGGGATCCCTCCCTCACCGTCTCCTCGGAGGAGAGGACCCTGTGGGCTGGCCCGTCGGCTATGATCCTCCCCTTGGAGAGCACCGCCACCCTAGGCTTGCATTCCGCGACGAACTCCACATCATGGGTTACTATCACGACGCATCTACCCTGGGTTATCAGCTGGATTATGAAGTTCTTCAGCCTCTCCTTCTGTAGGGCGTCCTGCCCTATCGTGGGCTCATCCAGGATGAGGTACTTGGGGTTCCACGCCAACACCGATGCGAGGGCCACCCTCTTCTTCTCGCCCCCGCTCAATGCAAAGGGAGATGATTCGCCGTATTCCTCCAGGTCCAGCATCCTCAGGACCTGGTTCACCCTCCTCTCTATCATAGGGCGGGGGTATCCGAAGTTTACCAGTCCGAAGCTTATCTCCTCCCTGACGGTTTCGCAGAAGAACTGGTGATCCGGGTTCTGGAAGACCAGTCCAACCTTCCTGGAGAGGGATGCGACGCTTACACGCCTAGTGTCTACGCCGTCCACTCGTACAGCTCCGGCCGTGGGTTTGAGGAGGCCGTTGAAATGCTTTATGAGGGTGGTCTTCCCAGCCCCGTTCTCCCCCATTACGGCTAGGAACTCCCCCTCCCTTATGTTCAAGTTCACTCCGTCCAACGCCAATACATCGTTTGGATATTTAAAGGTCAGTCCTTCAACCTCTATCAACTAGGAGCGCCTCTAAGGTTTTAGCCCCATCCTCCACAGTGACGGGGATATCCCCAATAGGGGCTCCCCTCTCCCTTAGGAGCTGGAATAGGAGGCTTATCCGAGGTATCCCTACGCCTAGGAGATGGGTCTCCCTCCTCCCATAAACCTTTGACGGCGGGCCCTCATCCACCACCCGCCCCTTGTCCAGGATGTAGACCTTATCCGCAAACCTTGAGGCCACGTCAAGCCTATGCTCTATCAAGACCACGGTGACGTCTAAACGCCTGTTCAGGAGGCTTATCGCCTCTATGATTTCCAGGGAGGATTTGGGATCCAGAAAGGAGGTAGGCTCATCCAGGACGATGATCTCGGGCCTCATGGCGAGTATGGAGGCTATCGCAGCCCTCTGCTGCTGCCCGCCTGAGAGCTCGTAGGGCGCCCTCTCCCTAACCCCCTCCAACCCCATGAGGGACAACGCCTCCTCCACCCTTCTCACAGTCTCCTCCCTTGGAAAGCCCAGGTTCTCAGGCCCGAAGGCCACATCCCTCTCAACGCTCAGGGAGAACAATTGGTTCTCCGGGTTCTGAAACACCAACCCTACGAACCTTGCCAGATGCTTAGGCGTATAAAGCCTGGTGTTCAACCCGAAGATTTCGACATTCCCCTCCATCCTCCCAGGGTAGAAATGGGGGATCAAACCGTTCAGACATCTACATAGGGTGCTCTTACCACATCCGCTAGGCCCGGTTACAATTATGAATTCCCCCCTCTCAACCCTCAGAGATACATCGCTTAAAGCGGGAGCAGGGGATCCCGCGTAAGTAAAACTTAGGCCTTCCACCTTGATGGCCGATCCACTCATACCATTTGGCTGGATAACCGATAGTTTAAAAACGTTCCCGTCCCTGAGGGCAACCTCACGGATCACCCCTTCAGGGTCGAGGCCTGCTCAGGCGGGATGGTCCACGGTTCAACCAGCCTAATGTAAGGATGAATGAATCTCGAGGTGGACCATTAACGATTCGTCTGTAAGCCCACGACTTTAGTAGGGGAGCGGCTGATGAAAGGCCTTAAAGCATTAAATACTAAGCGTTACATAGATAGGAATTGACGATCCAGTCCGAGGGGCGCATCATACATGGATAAGCCCTACAATGTATGCATCGTGGGATACGGCTTTATGGGCTCGACCCATGCATCGGCCTGGAGGCTCACCGGGAAGGCTGAGGTAAAGGCCTTCATAGGCCGTAACCTGGATAGGGCAAGGGAGGTTGCCTCAAAATACTCCGCCAGGACGTACTCCACCCTAAGCGAGGCCCTGGAGAAGGAGGAGGTGGACATAGTCGACATCTGCACCCCCACTTACACCCATAGGGACTTCACCGTAGAGGCGGCTGAGGCCGGTAAGCACATCCTATGCGAGAAGCCCATAGCCCTAACCTTAGAGGACGCCGACGAGATGATAAGGGCTTCGGAGAAGGCGGATGTAAAGTTCATGGTGGCCCACTGCCTCCGCTTCTTCGCCGAGTACGCCAAGGTGAAGGAGCTGGTTGAGAACGGGGCCATAGGGGATCCGGTCATATCCAGGGCCCTCAGGGCGGGCCCCCTCCCCACCTGGGGAACCTGGTTCAGCGACCAATCCAAGAGCGGCGGGGTGGCGGTGGACCTGGCGATCCACGACATAGACTTCCTGAGATGGTGCTACAGGGACGAGGTTGAACGCGTCTACGCATCGGTAGGGAGGCTCGTAAGGAGCGACCTGGGGATGGACGACCACGCCCTCATCCTGCTGAGATTCAGGGGGGGAGGGATCGCCCACGTGGAGGCCAGCTGGGCCGTCCCCCAACAGTATCCGTTCACCATGATGATGGAGATAGCTGGAACCAAGGGGATCATCTCCATGGACAATCATTCCACGGTGCCCGTAAAGGTGGTTAAGGACGATTCAACCCAAGCCTACGCCCCGGATACCCTCCCATGGATCCCGGGGATCCCCTTCCCCATAGACCCCTACTATAGGGAGATCCTCCACTTCCTTGAATGCATAGAGGCCGACAAGAAACCCTTAACGGACGGCTTGGAAGCGAAGAAGGCCCTGGCGGTAGCCCTAGCAGCCAGGGAATCCTCGAGGAAGGGGGAGCCTGTAACCCCTGAACTTCAGGGTTAAAGGAGGTGTGGAAGCCTTGAAGAAGTATAGATTCGCCGTCTTAAGCTACGCCCACTTCCACGCGTACAGCTACTCCAGGGCGGTCAAGGAGCTCCCCAACTCGGAGCTCGTAGCGGTCTACGATGATGATCCCGCCAGGGGGAGGGAGGCGGCGAGGCAATTCAACGCAGCATACTACGAGGACTACGAGGAGCTGCTTAAGAGGGCCGATGTGGATGCCGTCATAATAGATAGCGAAAACGTGAAGCATCGAGCCCTCGCCGTGGCGGCAGCTGAGGCCGGTAAGCACATCCTATGCGAGAAGCCCATAGCCACAACCTTGGAGGATGCGGACGCGATAGTGAGGGCTGTCGAGAAGGCGAAGGTGAAGTTCCAGACGTGCTTCGTGATGCGCTATAATCCCCCCGCCCTGCGCGTCAAGGAGGTGATAGACTCAGGGGAGATAGGGAAGATAACCGCCATCACTGGAACCAACCATTTAAAATGGTTCGGGATCGATGTTATGAGGTGGTTCGTGAACCCGGAGCTATCCGGGGGCGGAGCCGTAATGGACCACACCGTGCACTTGGCGGACCTGATGCGCTGGTACACGGGCAGCGAAGCCTCCCGGGTCTACTGCGAGATAGGGAAGAACATACGTAGGGAATTAAAAGTGG
Coding sequences within it:
- a CDS encoding diphthine--ammonia ligase; its protein translation is MRCIVLYSGGKDSNLALWYAVHQGWSVELLVSVVPEDPESRMFHYPNVRWTKLQAEALGYPITAFTIKGEEEVQGLERALREVMDRICCDAVVSGVVMSDYQRSRIDRICEGLGVCSIAPLWGKDPSTLLRVELEMGFKFLITACMAHGLDRSWLGRLITTSDLEGILEAHRRFGVNPVFEGGEAETFVVDSPLFRHPIEILDSENVWYGDRGYFTIKDAALGSRRSPDEAGYR
- a CDS encoding elongation factor EF-2 produces the protein MDNGLLVKTTPEHPFCTLNGCGLVEYVKAEDLHPGDYVAVAKVLKSQPYGHAETKRFILKKLSSKEYYLAYLSSELAGFLRDRIHKLGLGEIMKKVSIGSSKVALRNGIAKGMYRLNELVKLAEFFDIPLEVIYDNINYMAYRSSRTKVGKLSKKVSLPKSEREFLDLAYLVGLLFGDGGDRASFHNSSEELIRIYRKSLSSAFKVGSKLVRSKASFRVDHQGGLTLIKFLEDVFDYHPKLKSHNLKFPETILTMENRFLAKFISGLFDTDGSVEKARRAVSLTTASKGFAKELTLALLRFKIRSILRENGQYTTLYISGENARMFRSTIGFARRDKSEALDRISREISLSCKESSIPLASESVKAIRLFLGLPKHAIKVSYYNKYEDGKARITRPVYKKIVDSLIEALPEAGNFRSERIRILKSIKEGGLDQLSRNIGVLKVNGILSQLKHDGLIASSRGKYKLSKYGRMLLEAWERAAQDPELDENVNRMLNWWKRVAEADVSFIKVAEKRELTGEFEVFDLTVPSTDSFVANGVIIHNTTMSDSLLAAAGLLSPSLAGTALALDYMEEEQKRQMTIKAANASLLHVRGETPYVINLIDTPGHVDFSGRVTRSLRAIDGAVVVVDAVEEVMVQTETVTRQAVEERVRPVLYINKIDRLIKELKLTSEQIQEKISRIIRDFNNLVEMYAEPEFKDVWKVGFAENTVAMGSAKDRWGFTYEIAREKGIKFADIVDAYTSGEVDELRDKAPLHEAILNMVVEAMPPPHVAQKYRIPKIWTGRLESEAGEAMINCSDEGPAVMCVTNIVVDPQAGVVATGRLFSGTIHEGDMVYLINANRQSRVQQVCIYMGPYREVVGSLGAGNIPALLGLQDARAGETIATTRDVAPFEAVRYVTEPVVTIAVEPKNSRDLPKLVDVLRKLSIEDPNLVTTINEETGEYLISGMGTLHLEIATTLIEKTGLEIVTSRPIVIYREAIRSSAGPFEGKSPNRHNKIYIVVEPLGDEVIDLMKAGKLGEYMDKHAMAEILRGHGWPADEARGVWSLDPTFNVLVDATKGAQYLHEARDMIIAGFRWAIKEGPLAYEQIRGLKAKIVDVSLHEDPVHRGPAQIMPMTRRAIFAAFLSADPCLLEPIQKITVKVPPDLLGAVTSVITQKRGRIISVEQKEHLVYVTGELPTAETFDLSEILRSATAGRAFWGLEFSRWAPVPASMMQQVIRSVRERKGLSPEHPKPEDFAEKA
- a CDS encoding DUF59 domain-containing protein gives rise to the protein KVYDPEYPLSVTELKIVERDDIEISDEGVTVHFKPTTPFCPMGGIIGVLIKYALEKALRTPVKVKVKGGSHVQEEAFNEMLNQEDRYREILKKLEDSGILKSCVSL
- a CDS encoding ABC transporter ATP-binding protein, which translates into the protein MIEVEGLTFKYPNDVLALDGVNLNIREGEFLAVMGENGAGKTTLIKHFNGLLKPTAGAVRVDGVDTRRVSVASLSRKVGLVFQNPDHQFFCETVREEISFGLVNFGYPRPMIERRVNQVLRMLDLEEYGESSPFALSGGEKKRVALASVLAWNPKYLILDEPTIGQDALQKERLKNFIIQLITQGRCVVIVTHDVEFVAECKPRVAVLSKGRIIADGPAHRVLSSEETVREGSLIMPQIAELMRLLKGYGLPGDIIDVYTACDKIGERLRGI
- a CDS encoding Gfo/Idh/MocA family oxidoreductase, coding for MDKPYNVCIVGYGFMGSTHASAWRLTGKAEVKAFIGRNLDRAREVASKYSARTYSTLSEALEKEEVDIVDICTPTYTHRDFTVEAAEAGKHILCEKPIALTLEDADEMIRASEKADVKFMVAHCLRFFAEYAKVKELVENGAIGDPVISRALRAGPLPTWGTWFSDQSKSGGVAVDLAIHDIDFLRWCYRDEVERVYASVGRLVRSDLGMDDHALILLRFRGGGIAHVEASWAVPQQYPFTMMMEIAGTKGIISMDNHSTVPVKVVKDDSTQAYAPDTLPWIPGIPFPIDPYYREILHFLECIEADKKPLTDGLEAKKALAVALAARESSRKGEPVTPELQG
- a CDS encoding energy-coupling factor transporter transmembrane protein EcfT; protein product: MSISMFEGFKFTRLDTPMHRMDPRAKFLIAIVFFTAAIIFSNIMVLLTALAAQIPLILLGKAIRRWASSIRSASILASLIFLMNFITGSPLTFSAAMAVRFLVLVSSFSLFFMTTSPDDLGLALEGIGVPYPICFTFTMAVRLVPTMAVDAQRVMDAQKSRGLELEKGNILRRVRNYVPILIPLIVNAVRRSMEMAEALESRGFTSAEKREPMKILTLSRMDYLTIILSVASLILLVYVRLYVSIPTFDIPYKIKLF
- a CDS encoding amidohydrolase, translated to MITQNTSREIIRGGSILVRDGLIEKVSERPIKAGNVDLVVDGKGKLALPGLINAHTHASMTLFRGYADDMHLKEWLEEKIWPLEKKLTGDLCYLGALLGCIEMIKTGTTCFLDMYFHPDHVAKAAGEAGIRAYVSHALIDLMDRDEGMRQMGLAEEYIRKIRDIKDPRIGIAISPHAPYSCSEETLLKAKEAAEREGIPLHIHLAETRREQVDFERNHGLREVEYLDKIGFLSPRLVAAHSVWLTRREIRLLAERGVKVAHCPVSNMKLAEGGTAPIPEMMEDGVTVSLGTDGAASNNCLDMFETMKICALAHKAHRWDPTVAPAQAVLDMATIGGAAALGLSHEIGSISEGMRGDIILIDLSSPNLRPIHAPSTLVSHMVYSAKGCNVDTVIVDGRILMHRRRLKTLDEAAVYSAVDSAVSSLIGGTA
- the hxlB gene encoding 6-phospho-3-hexuloisomerase translates to MGGRRTELLAFREAYEEILEGVRDALSSIDEKQVERMIDLLLDSYGRRILVMGVGRSGLVGKSFAMRLMHLGFNVYVLGETITPAIGEGDLIISISGSGSTKLVVTASEIAKDVGAKIIAITSYPDSELGRISDHVVQIKGRTKIAKETDYFLRQITGIHEPLAPLGTMFEASSMIFLDSLIAELMVRMGKTEEDMRNRHATIE
- a CDS encoding ATP-binding cassette domain-containing protein — encoded protein: MIREVALRDGNVFKLSVIQPNGMSGSAIKVEGLSFTYAGSPAPALSDVSLRVERGEFIIVTGPSGCGKSTLCRCLNGLIPHFYPGRMEGNVEIFGLNTRLYTPKHLARFVGLVFQNPENQLFSLSVERDVAFGPENLGFPREETVRRVEEALSLMGLEGVRERAPYELSGGQQQRAAIASILAMRPEIIVLDEPTSFLDPKSSLEIIEAISLLNRRLDVTVVLIEHRLDVASRFADKVYILDKGRVVDEGPPSKVYGRRETHLLGVGIPRISLLFQLLRERGAPIGDIPVTVEDGAKTLEALLVDRG